A window of the Haloquadratum walsbyi C23 genome harbors these coding sequences:
- the csa3 gene encoding CRISPR-associated CARF protein Csa3: protein MYIPQLQDTATLNVGSDKQPIMQTFISPIGFNTTSVTRSLLEHGIDSEDTVQLIRPATETNDNRATEAVEDVKRLLQEIEPKIVVHTESIPHNDFEDAVMTCSNLLRTADGEVVVSLSGGARDVLLPLTVATMAHEAAITTTLGYSDIDGQVREFGLPSVSTMPSKGALETLRVVADANSSVTLPELSDNLEAVKSTITRHVSSLEDAGYVTSWIKERNKHVSITLSGRLCIAVV, encoded by the coding sequence ATGTATATACCACAATTGCAGGATACTGCAACACTAAATGTTGGCAGCGACAAGCAGCCGATTATGCAGACGTTCATCTCACCTATCGGCTTCAACACGACCAGCGTGACTCGGAGCCTGCTTGAGCACGGAATTGACAGCGAGGATACAGTGCAACTGATTCGTCCGGCCACTGAAACTAATGATAATCGAGCGACTGAGGCTGTTGAAGATGTAAAAAGACTATTGCAGGAAATCGAACCGAAAATTGTTGTGCATACTGAATCAATACCTCATAATGATTTCGAAGACGCTGTGATGACCTGCAGCAATCTCCTCAGAACAGCGGATGGAGAAGTCGTTGTGAGTCTTAGCGGTGGTGCGCGAGATGTGCTGTTACCGCTGACGGTAGCGACGATGGCTCACGAAGCAGCGATAACGACCACGCTTGGATACAGCGATATTGATGGTCAGGTTCGTGAGTTCGGACTACCATCTGTTTCTACTATGCCATCGAAGGGGGCTTTAGAGACACTCCGAGTAGTTGCTGATGCTAATTCATCAGTAACATTACCTGAATTATCAGATAATCTGGAAGCTGTTAAAAGTACAATTACTAGACACGTTAGTTCACTAGAGGATGCAGGGTATGTCACTTCTTGGATTAAGGAACGGAATAAACATGTGTCGATTACATTGTCAGGACGACTTTGCATTGCAGTAGTTTGA
- the cas6 gene encoding CRISPR system precrRNA processing endoribonuclease RAMP protein Cas6 — translation METQSESTSRLRRIELTLRVDERFDVPQSDGYSVYSALLALLQSADDEVSQRVHDSEIGSLHTSGLRGPFGDGERSYHKQILPNKEYTLSLGVTDPNDEAIFEALVSGLVFADEPLELTHGQLQVESFESENTFHETLLTETNKLDDPTIEMTFQTATCIEEAGSVTTMFPTRGAVFGSLLGKWNNTAPDELALDVGRDTLIESVIEKPHARSYDTHSVLVNRVDDPDGGTQPLFRQGFSGTCAYAFKNASESVMNAVTALALFAEYSGVGSAVARGCGQVSTDVNKQ, via the coding sequence ATGGAAACACAGTCGGAATCAACTAGCCGCCTACGTCGGATCGAACTGACGCTCCGCGTTGACGAGCGGTTCGACGTGCCACAATCGGACGGTTACTCGGTGTACAGCGCGCTGTTGGCTCTCCTCCAATCGGCCGACGATGAGGTGAGCCAGCGGGTACATGACTCCGAGATTGGCAGCCTGCATACCAGTGGGCTCCGTGGTCCCTTCGGCGACGGCGAGCGGTCGTATCACAAACAAATACTCCCCAACAAAGAGTACACACTCTCGCTAGGGGTCACCGATCCCAACGACGAAGCGATATTTGAGGCCCTCGTTTCCGGGCTGGTGTTCGCCGACGAACCGTTGGAACTGACACACGGTCAGCTCCAGGTCGAATCCTTCGAGAGCGAGAACACCTTTCACGAGACACTGCTCACGGAGACCAACAAACTCGACGATCCGACTATCGAGATGACTTTCCAGACGGCGACCTGTATCGAGGAGGCCGGCTCGGTAACGACAATGTTCCCGACGCGGGGAGCCGTCTTCGGCAGCCTGCTCGGGAAGTGGAACAATACGGCTCCAGATGAGCTGGCACTCGATGTCGGTCGGGATACACTGATCGAGTCGGTGATCGAGAAACCCCACGCCCGAAGTTACGATACCCACAGCGTGTTGGTCAATCGCGTCGACGATCCTGATGGTGGGACACAACCTCTATTTAGGCAGGGGTTCTCGGGGACGTGCGCATACGCGTTTAAGAATGCTAGTGAATCAGTTATGAACGCGGTGACGGCTCTCGCGCTGTTCGCTGAGTATTCCGGTGTTGGGAGTGCTGTGGCTCGGGGCTGTGGACAGGTGAGTACAGACGTAAACAAACAATGA
- the cas10d gene encoding type I-D CRISPR-associated protein Cas10d/Csc3 — MTNNNKQIKLDEVESEEESHVEGVNSFSSALIEDPEKEFGSDSDSESAEAELDHILTEYISEIDPRLVEAGWSFLPNKSVEYGKVDQSMVNHTRNLVYFLHQLGRQVQNTNLPPITSKKLRHLVALAVTHDYHKLREEDKNPDKRFDIEIDELESFIDKIGLTDFSAIPNDPDSALTMRTFRSCAVDHHDTENANSTRVTTTWREYRPLIRLADSMASSTTPEAAADARVQDRFHEAYPSGSVELAYHQTDHVSGIFTNLLNKTVSEYLREEHEYQLLTMYQDGCVYLAPAEQDQLEIDEETVAAITSRLGDSIRDSHPSYDDVDQLQSNFSIVGAQGLYSLNEPDFFYAGSRTMLQAVVRKGITDGDADTGATDAATESMKLLEAELGSEFEKTEQQYGLGRFVNTIKSWFVDPLLPSHRTTNDLIRTTVSVFDLSDELSENLIALSEDIDSELTGGGKWEYSYAIAQRLLDRHGTGPVIPTVEKEIVSTLSEGLTELVGDDTDWQTQIQNEHAGNMSTEVQSFIGENLRIGGGNLILTNATVDTYDEYVKSSRGKTCTLCSRGVAAGGNLGPMKSKQSLTTLQGGFSNREMVGGMKRDKLLLCSTCRIEFSLRETAASRRDNGRLFFHLVPDYFYTPYSWRLYSRLVNRFTGENRVRLGRLAERVFDIDSFEEFTGIMNELTQPEGNGRTMIESLSRQFDRNQQFGAQTIGYFKNPDNDTEFQFFSAFLALTVSAYTGMRVYLSSSPVPEMRSRDFPEFAKIGSGFTQVTSFYGETISLTHLRPVLQSAAAMVKLGYAIQGNDRNDSLFAKYLRTTRNELLPGSYLLKRAVQTSDEGPYIPALMRYAVVLDQQNSIRQSNSQMSDTPHNRITTLANLAYDAIRPASGHGRKPHRVERVFRESVKAVSKTGKQLDREDYRMCVSGRLQKMIDRQAGNAVYPVSAEDSDAGTPLQERIEGYATYFVDKILYGIANGRPSQLKRLENNLADGFFGATLRAEADYYDEDNAEKQTADQA, encoded by the coding sequence ATGACAAATAATAATAAACAGATCAAGTTGGATGAAGTTGAATCAGAAGAAGAGTCTCATGTTGAGGGAGTCAATTCCTTTTCATCGGCTCTCATCGAAGATCCAGAAAAGGAATTTGGAAGTGACTCCGATTCAGAGTCCGCGGAAGCGGAACTAGATCACATCTTAACCGAGTATATTTCAGAGATCGATCCACGGCTTGTGGAAGCTGGCTGGTCGTTCCTCCCAAACAAGAGCGTCGAATATGGGAAAGTCGATCAGTCGATGGTTAACCATACTCGAAATCTGGTGTACTTTTTACATCAACTCGGTCGGCAGGTGCAGAATACGAACCTGCCTCCAATTACATCAAAAAAGCTCCGCCATCTTGTCGCACTTGCAGTCACTCACGATTATCACAAACTTCGGGAGGAAGACAAGAATCCAGACAAACGGTTTGATATCGAAATCGACGAGCTTGAGTCGTTTATTGATAAAATTGGGCTGACCGATTTTAGTGCTATTCCAAATGATCCCGACTCAGCACTCACAATGCGAACGTTCCGTTCATGTGCCGTCGATCATCATGACACTGAAAACGCCAATTCGACTCGTGTGACGACGACATGGCGAGAGTATCGACCATTAATCCGTCTAGCCGACTCAATGGCTTCTTCGACAACACCGGAGGCAGCAGCGGATGCTCGCGTCCAAGATCGATTCCATGAAGCATACCCCAGCGGAAGCGTTGAACTCGCATACCACCAAACCGACCATGTCAGTGGTATTTTCACGAATTTGCTGAACAAAACGGTAAGTGAGTATTTGCGAGAGGAGCACGAGTATCAACTGCTGACAATGTATCAGGATGGCTGTGTATACCTTGCACCAGCCGAGCAAGATCAATTAGAGATTGACGAAGAAACCGTTGCTGCGATCACCTCACGATTGGGAGACAGCATCAGAGATTCTCACCCGTCATACGATGATGTTGATCAACTACAATCAAACTTTTCGATTGTCGGGGCGCAGGGACTCTACAGTCTGAACGAGCCTGATTTCTTCTATGCTGGTAGCAGGACAATGTTACAGGCAGTTGTTCGAAAGGGAATTACCGATGGCGACGCAGATACCGGTGCCACAGACGCTGCTACAGAGTCGATGAAACTATTAGAGGCCGAACTGGGTAGTGAATTCGAAAAAACTGAACAACAGTACGGTCTCGGTCGTTTTGTAAACACAATAAAAAGCTGGTTTGTTGACCCACTGCTCCCCAGTCATCGAACTACAAACGATCTGATTCGCACCACTGTCTCTGTATTTGATCTTTCAGATGAGCTATCAGAGAATCTGATTGCTCTTTCTGAGGACATCGACTCAGAACTTACCGGTGGCGGTAAATGGGAGTACTCTTATGCAATCGCACAAAGGCTTCTTGATCGACATGGAACCGGCCCGGTAATTCCTACCGTTGAAAAAGAAATCGTTTCGACACTGTCGGAGGGGCTGACCGAACTCGTTGGTGACGATACCGATTGGCAGACTCAGATTCAGAACGAACACGCAGGGAACATGTCGACAGAAGTTCAGTCATTCATCGGTGAAAACCTTCGTATCGGCGGTGGTAATCTCATTCTCACAAATGCAACAGTTGACACCTACGACGAGTATGTAAAATCATCGCGAGGGAAGACCTGTACACTGTGCAGTCGTGGCGTCGCAGCGGGTGGAAATCTTGGTCCGATGAAGTCGAAGCAATCCCTGACGACATTACAGGGGGGATTCTCGAACAGAGAAATGGTTGGCGGAATGAAGCGTGATAAACTCCTGCTGTGTTCGACCTGTCGAATCGAATTTTCGTTGCGTGAAACGGCAGCATCAAGACGGGACAACGGACGACTATTCTTCCATTTAGTACCAGATTACTTCTATACACCCTACTCTTGGCGGCTCTATTCCCGTTTGGTCAATCGATTCACTGGTGAAAACCGGGTTCGACTGGGACGACTTGCTGAACGGGTGTTCGACATAGATTCGTTTGAAGAGTTTACTGGTATAATGAACGAACTAACACAACCGGAAGGAAACGGGAGAACGATGATCGAATCACTCTCTCGACAGTTCGACCGTAATCAACAGTTCGGAGCACAAACAATCGGTTACTTCAAGAACCCGGACAACGATACTGAATTCCAGTTTTTCAGTGCGTTTCTGGCTCTCACCGTGAGTGCCTACACTGGGATGCGAGTATATCTGAGTTCGTCCCCAGTGCCAGAAATGCGCTCTCGTGATTTTCCGGAGTTCGCAAAGATCGGGAGCGGGTTTACACAGGTGACTAGCTTCTACGGTGAGACCATTTCGCTCACCCACCTACGTCCAGTGCTCCAGTCAGCGGCTGCCATGGTGAAGCTCGGCTACGCAATCCAAGGCAACGATCGTAACGACTCTCTGTTTGCTAAATACCTCCGGACGACACGAAACGAGCTATTACCGGGGTCATATCTCCTCAAGCGCGCTGTCCAGACCTCAGATGAGGGGCCATATATACCGGCTCTGATGAGATATGCAGTCGTGCTTGATCAGCAAAATTCAATCAGACAATCCAATTCACAAATGAGTGACACACCACATAATCGAATCACAACACTCGCGAATCTCGCATACGATGCAATTCGACCCGCAAGCGGACATGGTCGGAAACCACATCGCGTCGAACGTGTCTTCCGTGAGAGTGTCAAGGCGGTCTCGAAGACAGGAAAGCAACTTGATCGAGAGGACTACAGAATGTGTGTTTCCGGTCGGCTTCAGAAGATGATTGACCGGCAAGCTGGCAATGCAGTCTATCCGGTTAGCGCTGAGGATTCAGACGCCGGGACACCACTTCAGGAGCGTATCGAGGGATACGCGACGTACTTCGTTGATAAAATCCTCTACGGAATCGCAAACGGACGTCCATCACAATTGAAACGACTCGAAAATAACCTTGCAGACGGTTTCTTCGGTGCGACACTTCGAGCCGAAGCGGACTACTACGACGAAGATAACGCTGAAAAACAGACAGCAGATCAAGCCTGA
- the cas7d gene encoding type I-D CRISPR-associated protein Cas7/Csc2: MIPDNITNALADGTVPVDSMTNTPGTNYTTLLVLRELESHAVFTTNGQDADITSLPIIDGDESIEYSPGLMFMRKQTGSDRRTGKAIQRELLEYERSDSMDVNDMNPQSVESALYGSAASGDDDVDIGVTSRVMYDTAFTVRDASACIDEKFQNAPGEGYAKGSTANIREPDFFEPGTLFPCTITLRDATPAEVAFVTAITSRNKRYGAATTRLGRVNNRVLGLYTGSEEGCSNRELTAETIVSFASEGDRTLGDIVQAPVLNADQAATFVREAYDAACAEEIAQAPVDDKILNEILTLTGDEELQTVLETQQPHSQTFIDDAIAADEN; the protein is encoded by the coding sequence ATGATTCCAGACAATATCACAAACGCACTCGCAGATGGTACCGTTCCAGTCGATAGTATGACTAACACACCTGGAACAAACTATACGACACTTCTGGTACTTCGGGAATTAGAGAGTCACGCCGTTTTTACAACGAATGGACAGGATGCAGACATCACCTCACTGCCTATCATTGACGGAGATGAAAGTATTGAGTACTCTCCCGGTCTAATGTTTATGCGGAAACAAACCGGTAGTGATCGGCGGACTGGGAAAGCGATTCAGCGGGAACTACTGGAATACGAGCGAAGCGATTCTATGGATGTTAACGATATGAATCCCCAATCTGTTGAATCGGCACTCTACGGCAGTGCAGCCAGTGGGGACGATGATGTCGATATTGGTGTTACGTCGAGAGTGATGTACGATACTGCGTTCACTGTCCGTGATGCAAGTGCGTGCATTGACGAGAAATTCCAGAACGCACCAGGTGAAGGATACGCTAAAGGATCAACTGCGAATATTCGGGAACCGGATTTTTTTGAGCCAGGAACGTTGTTCCCATGCACTATTACCCTTCGAGACGCGACACCTGCTGAGGTGGCGTTCGTCACTGCGATTACGAGCCGAAATAAACGGTATGGGGCAGCAACGACTCGGCTCGGTCGGGTGAACAATCGTGTACTCGGTCTCTATACTGGTTCAGAGGAAGGCTGTTCGAACCGAGAACTCACAGCCGAGACGATTGTTTCGTTTGCCAGTGAGGGTGACCGAACACTTGGTGATATCGTCCAAGCTCCGGTGCTAAATGCTGATCAAGCAGCGACATTCGTCCGGGAGGCTTACGACGCAGCATGTGCGGAGGAAATCGCACAGGCTCCCGTCGATGATAAGATTCTTAATGAGATACTAACACTAACAGGCGACGAAGAACTCCAAACTGTGCTTGAAACGCAACAACCACACTCACAAACGTTCATTGACGACGCAATCGCGGCAGACGAAAATTAA
- the cas5d gene encoding type I-D CRISPR-associated protein Cas5/Csc1: MEVLEATLTTHGKVGFASREVGRMADTDPYILNTALHYALNLAGGNYVDVMHQPTYIEDTANIVNEVYVTPAVPVAIKTESIRTEYLTTNRNARTDTYATPNYPAEDDPTGKANQNLPTFERERALAPGNHFRFYIFPYGRTAESVKETLPSYIRLGKKRGKGHVRYRIVNAERNSGQFSLGHPLSIYDHEAKPLGGVMMRQMQPTPLWFEGEFKSEHYAIESPAGSTERVCYPADAKFLATKRDDV, translated from the coding sequence ATGGAGGTACTCGAAGCAACCCTGACAACACACGGGAAAGTTGGATTTGCATCCCGAGAAGTCGGTCGGATGGCTGACACCGACCCGTATATCCTCAACACCGCACTGCACTATGCACTCAATCTCGCAGGGGGTAACTACGTAGATGTCATGCACCAGCCAACATACATAGAGGATACAGCTAACATCGTAAACGAGGTGTATGTGACACCAGCGGTGCCAGTTGCAATCAAGACAGAATCGATCCGAACAGAATATCTAACTACTAACCGGAACGCAAGAACAGATACCTATGCAACCCCAAACTATCCGGCTGAGGACGATCCCACAGGGAAGGCTAATCAGAACCTGCCGACGTTTGAACGCGAACGAGCCTTGGCACCAGGAAATCATTTCCGGTTCTATATATTTCCGTATGGTCGGACAGCCGAGTCGGTCAAAGAGACGCTTCCATCTTATATCCGACTGGGCAAAAAGCGTGGAAAAGGCCACGTTCGATATCGCATCGTCAATGCTGAGCGAAACTCTGGACAGTTTTCATTGGGTCATCCATTAAGCATTTACGATCATGAAGCAAAGCCACTCGGCGGTGTCATGATGCGTCAAATGCAACCTACACCACTCTGGTTTGAGGGTGAATTCAAATCTGAGCACTACGCGATAGAGTCTCCAGCGGGTTCCACTGAACGCGTGTGCTACCCGGCAGATGCCAAATTTCTGGCAACAAAACGTGACGATGTCTGA